The Struthio camelus isolate bStrCam1 chromosome 21, bStrCam1.hap1, whole genome shotgun sequence genome includes the window AACTGTGAGCGACCTGGCCATCCTCTTGCTGCCCAGTGCACTAAGGGcaccccccctcctttttttacttgtattttatgAGTTTGGAATACAGGAAGCAGGTGGAGGAAATAAATGGGATTTTTAGCTCGGGGTTTTATTTAACTGCTCACCAACTAAATCGGTGGTTCTCAATGTCACTGCAGAGAGAAATCCAATGTTTAAATAAAACCCTGAGAaagcatgaaaagaaagaaaaacacccaacaaaacaacagcagccttggaaaaagggtaaaaaaaagcaaagaaaacctcAGCCCTTCCACCACTGCTGCGCTCCAGGGCTTTTTATATTTATAACGAGCGGGCGAATGGAGGGTAGAGCCTCGCCGAGACGCTACATCTGCACATCTCCACCTGGCCAGCCCCGGTGCAAAGGGCTCCTGCGCAGGAGGAAAGAATTTTGGTGATGAAAACGCCCGTTCTCCAGCTAGTTGCGGATGTGACGAGCTGACAGTTGGGAAGGGAAGCGGCTCCCTGGCCGCTTTTCCCACACGGTCCTGCCACCGCGGCACCAGCTCCTGGCTTCAGCAGGACGACTCATCCCGCTGGGCGATGTGGCAGGATTTGCAGAGCAGGCGGTTGCCCAGTGGGTAGCACCCATTCTCCGTCGGCTCTGGTGACAGCGGGATCCGACAGCGCTgcgggggggaagagaaaaagggagaaccGGGAGCTCCCAGGGAGCCGAGTGCAGCCCCGAGTCCCACTCCCGGGGACAAGGATGGATTTGGGACAGTCTCCTGCTGGAGCGCTTATAGGTGCAGGGCCAAGAGCAATCTGTGCTGCCGGCTCAGCCAGCAACTGCACCCTCGTTGTGATAGGCATCGCCCCAATCAGCACCGGTTGCAGCGGAGGGGAATAAATTACGGCAGAGCCATGCTGAGGGATTTCGGGGACAATCCCATTTCGGGGACAACCCCAGCCTGGTTTCGCTCATGCCACCGCGCTGCACCACGCCATACCTCGCAGCGGTAGCAGCTCTCGTGGAAGCTGCGCCCCAAGCACTCGATCTTGTAGGTGTCTTTGTCCTCGCGGGGGACAATAGGCTGCCGACAGACGCTGCAGACGGAGGCGTATCTCCTGCTGGGAAAAAGTGGGCGCTCAGCCAGCAGTGCGCCGGGTGGACCCTGCTGCCGGGGACATCCTCGGGGACCCACCGCGGGCGCCCACCTGTAGAAGTCATCCACGCAATACACCTCGTCCCGCTCGCCTGCCGCGAAGCTCTCGTCGCCCAGCACCCGGCCACAGGCAGCGCAGGCAAAGCAGCCCGGGTGGTAGCCCTTGCCCAGGGCGCGCACAATGTGCTCGAGGATGGGCACCTGGCACTTGGCACACTTCTCCAGTGTGGCCTGGGGGCAAAACACATGATGACGACGCTCCCAGTCGTCCTTCCCCTCTTTTCCGAGACGTCACGCAGCCAAAACCCCGTGCAATGcatcacttgttttttttccccgccAGTGGTTTTCCAGGTGCAAACGCACCCGCTGCAAAAATTCCCAGCGTGGAAACACTGCAAAAATTCATGCCAGGGAAAAATTGATCTTGCAAGGCGGATGAACCAGAGCCAGCTGGATTTATAGCCATTTGCAAAGCTGCATTTGCACAGAGCCGCTGAGTGTTTCCACTCCCATCTCCCACTAGGCCGGGGGAGCCCTCGAGGCCGGGTACCTTGTGGCAGGCATCGCAGATGGGGCGCCCGTCTTTTTGGTAGTAGCGCTGGCCGGCCAGGAGCCGCTGGCACGTCCTGCAGGTGAAGCAGTCTGCGTGGTACTGCTTCCCCATCGCCTCGACAGTCGGGTCCCTGGGGCCTACGGCTTTGTGGCAGAAGGCGCAGACGTCTGGGAGGATGGAGAAGGGGCGTCTCAGACCTCCGGGCAGCTCTTTTCCCCCCATGAAGCAGGACACAGAGCTAGGAAAGCTCACTTTGCTTCCATCCCCGGCTTCTCACATTGCAAGAGAGCAGTGCGACTCTGCATAACCTGCAGTGCcacgtgcctcagtttacccatctTACCACTGGAAAAGTCCCTTTCCGGATGCCCGTTCACGTCGTGACACAGCGGTGGCCCCTCGCCGGCTCGCTCCAGGCAGGTTGGCCGCAGTTCAGGCTGCCTCAGTTCAGCAGGGAAGGTGGAGGCTGCCTGTTGGGGGGGCAAAAACACGTTAAACCATGCCCGGGCATCGGGCCcatgcagcaggcacagggcaccCCTAGAACCTCCCATCTCCCCCGCCAACCCAACCTGGAGGGCGGCTGGTGCAGCGACgttcagctgctgcagggctggggccagCATCTCTGCGCACAGCGGCTGTGGCGccttggagaggaggaggaacggCAGTGACGAAGGCTGCTGGACTGCCGGATCGGGGCCGGAGGAACCTGGAACAACAGGCAGAAACGCCGAATGGCAAAGCCGGGAGCAGCCTGGCATGGCGATAACCCCCCCaggaggcagcagtgctcgcGGACCTGCCCAGAAAACAAACACTGTTTGGGCTGGAGGAGAGCAAACAGCGCTGATAAGGCGCCGGAGACAGCCGGCAAATGCGGCTCTTCCTTAGGGAAGCTCTCAGAGGGCAGGAATTTGGGAAAAGCCTGGGAGCAACCACACTTCT containing:
- the LOC104141602 gene encoding filamin-binding LIM protein 1 isoform X4, coding for MPGGSAPRCLAAPCGCARSARRDPHRHPAQHRATWLLLEREEEISCSPRPGFKEPGEGWQGRSPLWFRQRQGRVAAVFFSLPDSEAEVAGAVCHAKAGKFAQGHGNWAEPGTAPCLSFPPEQGRLSNTTGLPGAQDRRWGVSPILSLKMLPGKAEKRIASSVYITLVPPRREPASAQQIQPQLPPAPSEAPKSLGAHQPRTPPEGDVPAAGRPAPRAPGLPNGGSSGPDPAVQQPSSLPFLLLSKAPQPLCAEMLAPALQQLNVAAPAALQAASTFPAELRQPELRPTCLERAGEGPPLCHDVNGHPERDFSSDVCAFCHKAVGPRDPTVEAMGKQYHADCFTCRTCQRLLAGQRYYQKDGRPICDACHKATLEKCAKCQVPILEHIVRALGKGYHPGCFACAACGRVLGDESFAAGERDEVYCVDDFYRWAPAVGPRGCPRQQGPPGALLAERPLFPSRRYASVCSVCRQPIVPREDKDTYKIECLGRSFHESCYRCERCRIPLSPEPTENGCYPLGNRLLCKSCHIAQRDESSC
- the LOC104141602 gene encoding filamin-binding LIM protein 1 isoform X5; translation: MPGGSAPRCLAAPCGCARSARRDPHRHPAQHRATWLLLEREEEISCSPRPGFKEPGEGWQGRSPLWFRQRQGRVAAVFFSLPDSEAEVAGAVCHAKAGKFAQGHGNWAEPGTAPCLSFPPEQGRLSNTTGLPGAQDRRWGVSPILSLKMLPGKAEKRIASSVYITLVPPRREPASAQQIQPQLPPAPSEAPKSLGAHQPRTPPEGDVPAAGRPAPRAPGLPNGGSSGPDPAVQQPSSLPFLLLSKAPQPLCAEMLAPALQQLNVAAPAALQAASTFPAELRQPELRPTCLERAGEGPPLCHDVNGHPERDFSSDVCAFCHKAVGPRDPTVEAMGKQYHADCFTCRTCQRLLAGQRYYQKDGRPICDACHKATLEKCAKCQVPILEHIVRALGKGYHPGCFACAACGRVLGDESFAAGERDEVYCVDDFYRRYASVCSVCRQPIVPREDKDTYKIECLGRSFHESCYRCERCRIPLSPEPTENGCYPLGNRLLCKSCHIAQRDESSC